From Anopheles funestus chromosome 3RL, idAnoFuneDA-416_04, whole genome shotgun sequence, a single genomic window includes:
- the LOC125770114 gene encoding PTB domain-containing adapter protein ced-6 isoform X2: MHKNEGPDSFGPLAGSLRNREWVRKQISYAANGDRGCSVFRHQCTTRKTRPYTTVANSSISRCEQRDKFVHRSRAPNMASTLMFWNKQNSNSNQNGNDAKNTKNGRNWLHAPDVLINGHVAYLVKYLGSTPVEQPKGIEVVKEAIRRLQFTQQMKKAEGGGNVKTKKVEITISVDGVAIQEPRSLTIMHQFPLHKISYCADEKGVKKFFSFIAKTGTAATTTASISSGDDTNSSNNSTTSNGTEDRHECFVFISSKLSSDITLTIGQAFDLAYRRYVSDSGKSLESVKLLAQKKQLEHTITAYRQRLRDLSELVSKAELEKLLLKMGLRDICDVPAIENGIEGHNNYNSNNNNINSNNHNVNGNKTPDLGIDVSLPNNDDQLLIETSPKHFAPIVPPRNIQNQINNTLEALKPSVGTKLEGLLLNSDSDSDFDPRAPDTDTCISTGGGNNISNDLFGFEPPKPTNATLGQQLFGSVTNNGHNNGFTNGNGAVTNGFSAPNSPPPILAPPPAKSAPRRTVPQSNGTTNGSSAYQDLFGSVPFNPQGNDGTTTSTEESFAHVLNDRTCSVNSANLKSGFGPFSQEVNVLSKNSYHLDSILAYGEGCNGTGAFNEPTVPSSTTAGTAANLASKLNPFAAAIRNSNPLAAVQHKAAAYDVFKNAGDKERLTTNTGTVSQPASFDADDGEMTHSANMTAPAALASDTIGTNQSVHISSGPGNEPAHASEALFEDFALSAFNEFKKDLSINSRNVKRQSSFQQDRLHKPSLGSLKSIGGSLGDANDSGGVRLRRAGGGPVLLQPEMKVTR; the protein is encoded by the exons TTCGTGCACCGATCTCGTGCCCCCAACATGGCTTCCACGCTAATGTTCTGGAACAAGCAGAACTCCAACTCCAACCAAAATGGAAACGATGccaagaacacaaaaaacggCCGCAACTGGTTGCACGCGCCAGATGTGCTCATCAACGGACATGTCGCTTATCTAGTCAAA TACCTCGGTAGCACTCCCGTGGAGCAGCCAAAGGGTATCGAAGTTGTCAAGGAAGCCATCCGGAGGCTGCAGTTCACACAGCAGATGAAGAAGGCAGAAGGTGGTGGCAATGTGAAGACGAAGAAGGTCGAAATTACCATCAGTGTGGACGGTGTAGCAATACAG GAACCACGATCACTGACTATCATGCACCAGTTTCCGCTGCACAAGATATCGTACTGCGCGGACGAGAAGGGCGTTAAGAAATTCTTCAGCTTCATCGCCAAAACCGGCACGGCGGCAACGACTACGGCCTCTATCAGTTCTGGCGATGATACGAACAGTTCGAACAATTCCACCACCAGCAACGGTACGGAGGACCGGCACGAATGCTTCGTGTTCATCTCGAGCAAGCTCTCCTCGGACATAACGCTCACGATCGGGCAAGCATTCGATTTAGCTTACAG GCGTTACGTCAGCGATAGTGGCAAATCGCTTGAGTCGGTCAAACTTCTCGCGCAGAAAAAACAGCTGGAACACACGATCACCGCCTATCGGCAACGGCTCCGTGATCTGTCCGAGCTGGTCTCGAAAGCGGAACTGGAGAAACTGCTGCTGAAGATGGGCCTCAGAGACATTTGTGATGTGCCAGCGATAGAAAATGGCATCGAAGGCCATAACAATTACAACAGCAATAATAACAACATTAACAGTAACAACCATAATGTTAATGGCAACAAGACGCCAGATTTGG GAATTGATGTCTCGTTACCGAACAATGACGATCAACTACTGATCGAAACGTCACCAAAACACTTTGCACCGATCGTTCCACCGagaaacattcaaaatcaG ATTAACAACACACTAGAAGCACTCAAACCGTCGGTCGGTACCAAGCTGGAAGGGCTGCTTTTGAACTCAGACTCGGACAGTGATTTCGATCCACGTGCACCAGATACGGACACGTGTATCTCTACGGGTGGTGGTAACAATATCAGCAACGATCTGTTCGGCTTTGAGCCACCGAAACCTACGAATGCCACCCTTGGCCAGCAACTTTTCGGCAGTGTCACCAACAATGGGCACAACAATGGATTCACCAACGGTAATGGTGCTGTCACGAACGGATTCAGCGCTCCGAACAGTCCTCCTCCCATTT TGGCTCCTCCACCAGCAAAGTCCGCTCCGCGGCGAACGGTACCGCAGAGCAATGGAACAACTAACGGAAGCAGCGCGTACCAGGATCTATTTGGATCGGTACCATTCAATCCGCAGGGCAATGAT GGTACGACAACATCGACGGAAGAATCTTTCGCCCATGTGCTAAACGATCGCACATGCTCCGTCAACTCGGCCAACCTCAAATCTGGATTCGGTCCATTCTCGCAAGAAGTGAACGTACTGAGCAAAAATTCGTACCATCTCGATTCGATTCTTGCGTACGGTGAGGGCTGCAATGGTACGGGCGCCTTTAATGAACCAACCGTCCCAAGCAGCACCACCGCCGGAACCGCTGCAAATCTGGCCTCAAAATTGAATCCATTCGCGGCGGCCATCCGCAACAGCAATCCGCTCGCTGCCGTGCAGCACAAAGCTGCCGCGTACGACGTGTTCAAAAACGCAGGCGACAAGGAACGGTTAACCACTAACACCGGTACGGTCTCGCAGCCAGCATCGTTCGATGCGGACGATGGTGAAATGACACACAGTGCTAACATGACGGCCCCAGCGGCCCTTGCATCCGACACAATTGGCACTAACCAATCGGTTCACATTTCATCCGGACCGGGGAACGAACCGGCTCACGCTTCCGAGGCGCTGTTTGAAGATTTTGCTTTATCGGCTTTTAACGAGTTTAAGAAAGATTTAAGCATCAACAGCCGCAACGTGAAGCGTCAGTCCTCGTTCCAGCAGGACCGTCTCCATAAACCATCGCTCGGATCACTCAAATCCATCGGTGGTAGCCTCGGGGATGCTAACGATAGTGGTGGGGTTCGCTTGCGCCGGGCCGGTGGTGGCCCTGTGCTACTCCAGCCCGAGATGAAGGTAACGCGTTGA
- the LOC125770114 gene encoding PTB domain-containing adapter protein ced-6 isoform X4, which translates to MHKNEGPDSFGPLAGSLRNREWVRKQISYAANGDRGCSVFRHQCTTRKTRPYTTVANSSISRCEQRDKFVHRSRAPNMASTLMFWNKQNSNSNQNGNDAKNTKNGRNWLHAPDVLINGHVAYLVKYLGSTPVEQPKGIEVVKEAIRRLQFTQQMKKAEGGGNVKTKKVEITISVDGVAIQEPRSLTIMHQFPLHKISYCADEKGVKKFFSFIAKTGTAATTTASISSGDDTNSSNNSTTSNGTEDRHECFVFISSKLSSDITLTIGQAFDLAYRRYVSDSGKSLESVKLLAQKKQLEHTITAYRQRLRDLSELVSKAELEKLLLKMGLRDICDVPAIENGIEGHNNYNSNNNNINSNNHNVNGNKTPDLGIDVSLPNNDDQLLIETSPKHFAPIVPPRNIQNQINNTLEALKPSVGTKLEGLLLNSDSDSDFDPRAPDTDTCISTGGGNNISNDLFGFEPPKPTNATLGQQLFGSVTNNGHNNGFTNGNGAVTNGFSAPNSPPPILAPPPAKSAPRRTVPQSNGTTNGSSAYQDLFGSVPFNPQGNDGTTTSTEESFAHVLNDRTCSVNSANLKSGFGPFSQEVNVLSKNSYHLDSILAYGEGCNGTGAFNEPTVPSSTTAGTAANLASKLNPFAAAIRNSNPLAAVQHKAAAYDVFKNAGDKERLTTNTDDQERFL; encoded by the exons TTCGTGCACCGATCTCGTGCCCCCAACATGGCTTCCACGCTAATGTTCTGGAACAAGCAGAACTCCAACTCCAACCAAAATGGAAACGATGccaagaacacaaaaaacggCCGCAACTGGTTGCACGCGCCAGATGTGCTCATCAACGGACATGTCGCTTATCTAGTCAAA TACCTCGGTAGCACTCCCGTGGAGCAGCCAAAGGGTATCGAAGTTGTCAAGGAAGCCATCCGGAGGCTGCAGTTCACACAGCAGATGAAGAAGGCAGAAGGTGGTGGCAATGTGAAGACGAAGAAGGTCGAAATTACCATCAGTGTGGACGGTGTAGCAATACAG GAACCACGATCACTGACTATCATGCACCAGTTTCCGCTGCACAAGATATCGTACTGCGCGGACGAGAAGGGCGTTAAGAAATTCTTCAGCTTCATCGCCAAAACCGGCACGGCGGCAACGACTACGGCCTCTATCAGTTCTGGCGATGATACGAACAGTTCGAACAATTCCACCACCAGCAACGGTACGGAGGACCGGCACGAATGCTTCGTGTTCATCTCGAGCAAGCTCTCCTCGGACATAACGCTCACGATCGGGCAAGCATTCGATTTAGCTTACAG GCGTTACGTCAGCGATAGTGGCAAATCGCTTGAGTCGGTCAAACTTCTCGCGCAGAAAAAACAGCTGGAACACACGATCACCGCCTATCGGCAACGGCTCCGTGATCTGTCCGAGCTGGTCTCGAAAGCGGAACTGGAGAAACTGCTGCTGAAGATGGGCCTCAGAGACATTTGTGATGTGCCAGCGATAGAAAATGGCATCGAAGGCCATAACAATTACAACAGCAATAATAACAACATTAACAGTAACAACCATAATGTTAATGGCAACAAGACGCCAGATTTGG GAATTGATGTCTCGTTACCGAACAATGACGATCAACTACTGATCGAAACGTCACCAAAACACTTTGCACCGATCGTTCCACCGagaaacattcaaaatcaG ATTAACAACACACTAGAAGCACTCAAACCGTCGGTCGGTACCAAGCTGGAAGGGCTGCTTTTGAACTCAGACTCGGACAGTGATTTCGATCCACGTGCACCAGATACGGACACGTGTATCTCTACGGGTGGTGGTAACAATATCAGCAACGATCTGTTCGGCTTTGAGCCACCGAAACCTACGAATGCCACCCTTGGCCAGCAACTTTTCGGCAGTGTCACCAACAATGGGCACAACAATGGATTCACCAACGGTAATGGTGCTGTCACGAACGGATTCAGCGCTCCGAACAGTCCTCCTCCCATTT TGGCTCCTCCACCAGCAAAGTCCGCTCCGCGGCGAACGGTACCGCAGAGCAATGGAACAACTAACGGAAGCAGCGCGTACCAGGATCTATTTGGATCGGTACCATTCAATCCGCAGGGCAATGAT GGTACGACAACATCGACGGAAGAATCTTTCGCCCATGTGCTAAACGATCGCACATGCTCCGTCAACTCGGCCAACCTCAAATCTGGATTCGGTCCATTCTCGCAAGAAGTGAACGTACTGAGCAAAAATTCGTACCATCTCGATTCGATTCTTGCGTACGGTGAGGGCTGCAATGGTACGGGCGCCTTTAATGAACCAACCGTCCCAAGCAGCACCACCGCCGGAACCGCTGCAAATCTGGCCTCAAAATTGAATCCATTCGCGGCGGCCATCCGCAACAGCAATCCGCTCGCTGCCGTGCAGCACAAAGCTGCCGCGTACGACGTGTTCAAAAACGCAGGCGACAAGGAACGGTTAACCACTAACACCG ACGACCAAGAACGGTTTCTTTAG
- the LOC125770114 gene encoding PTB domain-containing adapter protein ced-6 isoform X3, whose translation MASTLMFWNKQNSNSNQNGNDAKNTKNGRNWLHAPDVLINGHVAYLVKYLGSTPVEQPKGIEVVKEAIRRLQFTQQMKKAEGGGNVKTKKVEITISVDGVAIQEPRSLTIMHQFPLHKISYCADEKGVKKFFSFIAKTGTAATTTASISSGDDTNSSNNSTTSNGTEDRHECFVFISSKLSSDITLTIGQAFDLAYRRYVSDSGKSLESVKLLAQKKQLEHTITAYRQRLRDLSELVSKAELEKLLLKMGLRDICDVPAIENGIEGHNNYNSNNNNINSNNHNVNGNKTPDLGIDVSLPNNDDQLLIETSPKHFAPIVPPRNIQNQINNTLEALKPSVGTKLEGLLLNSDSDSDFDPRAPDTDTCISTGGGNNISNDLFGFEPPKPTNATLGQQLFGSVTNNGHNNGFTNGNGAVTNGFSAPNSPPPILAPPPAKSAPRRTVPQSNGTTNGSSAYQDLFGSVPFNPQGNDGTTTSTEESFAHVLNDRTCSVNSANLKSGFGPFSQEVNVLSKNSYHLDSILAYGEGCNGTGAFNEPTVPSSTTAGTAANLASKLNPFAAAIRNSNPLAAVQHKAAAYDVFKNAGDKERLTTNTGTVSQPASFDADDGEMTHSANMTAPAALASDTIGTNQSVHISSGPGNEPAHASEALFEDFALSAFNEFKKDLSINSRNVKRQSSFQQDRLHKPSLGSLKSIGGSLGDANDSGGVRLRRAGGGPVLLQPEMKTTKNGFFSSDDVLDTFDPLKK comes from the exons ATGGCTTCCACGCTAATGTTCTGGAACAAGCAGAACTCCAACTCCAACCAAAATGGAAACGATGccaagaacacaaaaaacggCCGCAACTGGTTGCACGCGCCAGATGTGCTCATCAACGGACATGTCGCTTATCTAGTCAAA TACCTCGGTAGCACTCCCGTGGAGCAGCCAAAGGGTATCGAAGTTGTCAAGGAAGCCATCCGGAGGCTGCAGTTCACACAGCAGATGAAGAAGGCAGAAGGTGGTGGCAATGTGAAGACGAAGAAGGTCGAAATTACCATCAGTGTGGACGGTGTAGCAATACAG GAACCACGATCACTGACTATCATGCACCAGTTTCCGCTGCACAAGATATCGTACTGCGCGGACGAGAAGGGCGTTAAGAAATTCTTCAGCTTCATCGCCAAAACCGGCACGGCGGCAACGACTACGGCCTCTATCAGTTCTGGCGATGATACGAACAGTTCGAACAATTCCACCACCAGCAACGGTACGGAGGACCGGCACGAATGCTTCGTGTTCATCTCGAGCAAGCTCTCCTCGGACATAACGCTCACGATCGGGCAAGCATTCGATTTAGCTTACAG GCGTTACGTCAGCGATAGTGGCAAATCGCTTGAGTCGGTCAAACTTCTCGCGCAGAAAAAACAGCTGGAACACACGATCACCGCCTATCGGCAACGGCTCCGTGATCTGTCCGAGCTGGTCTCGAAAGCGGAACTGGAGAAACTGCTGCTGAAGATGGGCCTCAGAGACATTTGTGATGTGCCAGCGATAGAAAATGGCATCGAAGGCCATAACAATTACAACAGCAATAATAACAACATTAACAGTAACAACCATAATGTTAATGGCAACAAGACGCCAGATTTGG GAATTGATGTCTCGTTACCGAACAATGACGATCAACTACTGATCGAAACGTCACCAAAACACTTTGCACCGATCGTTCCACCGagaaacattcaaaatcaG ATTAACAACACACTAGAAGCACTCAAACCGTCGGTCGGTACCAAGCTGGAAGGGCTGCTTTTGAACTCAGACTCGGACAGTGATTTCGATCCACGTGCACCAGATACGGACACGTGTATCTCTACGGGTGGTGGTAACAATATCAGCAACGATCTGTTCGGCTTTGAGCCACCGAAACCTACGAATGCCACCCTTGGCCAGCAACTTTTCGGCAGTGTCACCAACAATGGGCACAACAATGGATTCACCAACGGTAATGGTGCTGTCACGAACGGATTCAGCGCTCCGAACAGTCCTCCTCCCATTT TGGCTCCTCCACCAGCAAAGTCCGCTCCGCGGCGAACGGTACCGCAGAGCAATGGAACAACTAACGGAAGCAGCGCGTACCAGGATCTATTTGGATCGGTACCATTCAATCCGCAGGGCAATGAT GGTACGACAACATCGACGGAAGAATCTTTCGCCCATGTGCTAAACGATCGCACATGCTCCGTCAACTCGGCCAACCTCAAATCTGGATTCGGTCCATTCTCGCAAGAAGTGAACGTACTGAGCAAAAATTCGTACCATCTCGATTCGATTCTTGCGTACGGTGAGGGCTGCAATGGTACGGGCGCCTTTAATGAACCAACCGTCCCAAGCAGCACCACCGCCGGAACCGCTGCAAATCTGGCCTCAAAATTGAATCCATTCGCGGCGGCCATCCGCAACAGCAATCCGCTCGCTGCCGTGCAGCACAAAGCTGCCGCGTACGACGTGTTCAAAAACGCAGGCGACAAGGAACGGTTAACCACTAACACCGGTACGGTCTCGCAGCCAGCATCGTTCGATGCGGACGATGGTGAAATGACACACAGTGCTAACATGACGGCCCCAGCGGCCCTTGCATCCGACACAATTGGCACTAACCAATCGGTTCACATTTCATCCGGACCGGGGAACGAACCGGCTCACGCTTCCGAGGCGCTGTTTGAAGATTTTGCTTTATCGGCTTTTAACGAGTTTAAGAAAGATTTAAGCATCAACAGCCGCAACGTGAAGCGTCAGTCCTCGTTCCAGCAGGACCGTCTCCATAAACCATCGCTCGGATCACTCAAATCCATCGGTGGTAGCCTCGGGGATGCTAACGATAGTGGTGGGGTTCGCTTGCGCCGGGCCGGTGGTGGCCCTGTGCTACTCCAGCCCGAGATGAAG ACGACCAAGAACGGTTTCTTTAGCTCCGACGATGTGTTGGATACGTTCGATCCGCTAAAGAAGTAA
- the LOC125770114 gene encoding PTB domain-containing adapter protein ced-6 isoform X1 translates to MHKNEGPDSFGPLAGSLRNREWVRKQISYAANGDRGCSVFRHQCTTRKTRPYTTVANSSISRCEQRDKFVHRSRAPNMASTLMFWNKQNSNSNQNGNDAKNTKNGRNWLHAPDVLINGHVAYLVKYLGSTPVEQPKGIEVVKEAIRRLQFTQQMKKAEGGGNVKTKKVEITISVDGVAIQEPRSLTIMHQFPLHKISYCADEKGVKKFFSFIAKTGTAATTTASISSGDDTNSSNNSTTSNGTEDRHECFVFISSKLSSDITLTIGQAFDLAYRRYVSDSGKSLESVKLLAQKKQLEHTITAYRQRLRDLSELVSKAELEKLLLKMGLRDICDVPAIENGIEGHNNYNSNNNNINSNNHNVNGNKTPDLGIDVSLPNNDDQLLIETSPKHFAPIVPPRNIQNQINNTLEALKPSVGTKLEGLLLNSDSDSDFDPRAPDTDTCISTGGGNNISNDLFGFEPPKPTNATLGQQLFGSVTNNGHNNGFTNGNGAVTNGFSAPNSPPPILAPPPAKSAPRRTVPQSNGTTNGSSAYQDLFGSVPFNPQGNDGTTTSTEESFAHVLNDRTCSVNSANLKSGFGPFSQEVNVLSKNSYHLDSILAYGEGCNGTGAFNEPTVPSSTTAGTAANLASKLNPFAAAIRNSNPLAAVQHKAAAYDVFKNAGDKERLTTNTGTVSQPASFDADDGEMTHSANMTAPAALASDTIGTNQSVHISSGPGNEPAHASEALFEDFALSAFNEFKKDLSINSRNVKRQSSFQQDRLHKPSLGSLKSIGGSLGDANDSGGVRLRRAGGGPVLLQPEMKTTKNGFFSSDDVLDTFDPLKK, encoded by the exons TTCGTGCACCGATCTCGTGCCCCCAACATGGCTTCCACGCTAATGTTCTGGAACAAGCAGAACTCCAACTCCAACCAAAATGGAAACGATGccaagaacacaaaaaacggCCGCAACTGGTTGCACGCGCCAGATGTGCTCATCAACGGACATGTCGCTTATCTAGTCAAA TACCTCGGTAGCACTCCCGTGGAGCAGCCAAAGGGTATCGAAGTTGTCAAGGAAGCCATCCGGAGGCTGCAGTTCACACAGCAGATGAAGAAGGCAGAAGGTGGTGGCAATGTGAAGACGAAGAAGGTCGAAATTACCATCAGTGTGGACGGTGTAGCAATACAG GAACCACGATCACTGACTATCATGCACCAGTTTCCGCTGCACAAGATATCGTACTGCGCGGACGAGAAGGGCGTTAAGAAATTCTTCAGCTTCATCGCCAAAACCGGCACGGCGGCAACGACTACGGCCTCTATCAGTTCTGGCGATGATACGAACAGTTCGAACAATTCCACCACCAGCAACGGTACGGAGGACCGGCACGAATGCTTCGTGTTCATCTCGAGCAAGCTCTCCTCGGACATAACGCTCACGATCGGGCAAGCATTCGATTTAGCTTACAG GCGTTACGTCAGCGATAGTGGCAAATCGCTTGAGTCGGTCAAACTTCTCGCGCAGAAAAAACAGCTGGAACACACGATCACCGCCTATCGGCAACGGCTCCGTGATCTGTCCGAGCTGGTCTCGAAAGCGGAACTGGAGAAACTGCTGCTGAAGATGGGCCTCAGAGACATTTGTGATGTGCCAGCGATAGAAAATGGCATCGAAGGCCATAACAATTACAACAGCAATAATAACAACATTAACAGTAACAACCATAATGTTAATGGCAACAAGACGCCAGATTTGG GAATTGATGTCTCGTTACCGAACAATGACGATCAACTACTGATCGAAACGTCACCAAAACACTTTGCACCGATCGTTCCACCGagaaacattcaaaatcaG ATTAACAACACACTAGAAGCACTCAAACCGTCGGTCGGTACCAAGCTGGAAGGGCTGCTTTTGAACTCAGACTCGGACAGTGATTTCGATCCACGTGCACCAGATACGGACACGTGTATCTCTACGGGTGGTGGTAACAATATCAGCAACGATCTGTTCGGCTTTGAGCCACCGAAACCTACGAATGCCACCCTTGGCCAGCAACTTTTCGGCAGTGTCACCAACAATGGGCACAACAATGGATTCACCAACGGTAATGGTGCTGTCACGAACGGATTCAGCGCTCCGAACAGTCCTCCTCCCATTT TGGCTCCTCCACCAGCAAAGTCCGCTCCGCGGCGAACGGTACCGCAGAGCAATGGAACAACTAACGGAAGCAGCGCGTACCAGGATCTATTTGGATCGGTACCATTCAATCCGCAGGGCAATGAT GGTACGACAACATCGACGGAAGAATCTTTCGCCCATGTGCTAAACGATCGCACATGCTCCGTCAACTCGGCCAACCTCAAATCTGGATTCGGTCCATTCTCGCAAGAAGTGAACGTACTGAGCAAAAATTCGTACCATCTCGATTCGATTCTTGCGTACGGTGAGGGCTGCAATGGTACGGGCGCCTTTAATGAACCAACCGTCCCAAGCAGCACCACCGCCGGAACCGCTGCAAATCTGGCCTCAAAATTGAATCCATTCGCGGCGGCCATCCGCAACAGCAATCCGCTCGCTGCCGTGCAGCACAAAGCTGCCGCGTACGACGTGTTCAAAAACGCAGGCGACAAGGAACGGTTAACCACTAACACCGGTACGGTCTCGCAGCCAGCATCGTTCGATGCGGACGATGGTGAAATGACACACAGTGCTAACATGACGGCCCCAGCGGCCCTTGCATCCGACACAATTGGCACTAACCAATCGGTTCACATTTCATCCGGACCGGGGAACGAACCGGCTCACGCTTCCGAGGCGCTGTTTGAAGATTTTGCTTTATCGGCTTTTAACGAGTTTAAGAAAGATTTAAGCATCAACAGCCGCAACGTGAAGCGTCAGTCCTCGTTCCAGCAGGACCGTCTCCATAAACCATCGCTCGGATCACTCAAATCCATCGGTGGTAGCCTCGGGGATGCTAACGATAGTGGTGGGGTTCGCTTGCGCCGGGCCGGTGGTGGCCCTGTGCTACTCCAGCCCGAGATGAAG ACGACCAAGAACGGTTTCTTTAGCTCCGACGATGTGTTGGATACGTTCGATCCGCTAAAGAAGTAA